A stretch of DNA from Cryptomeria japonica chromosome 4, Sugi_1.0, whole genome shotgun sequence:
actgctcttcccattaagagaaataactcccttacctttagccatacagggtgagtcattgccaaatttgacaacatcaCCATCGAATTCCTTTAAGGAAAGAAATTTGCaccaatcaccagtcatatgatgtgaacaaccagtatcaattatccaatcatcagagttatccatcctggatagtagtgccttttgatctgatatctcttccttcatagctacaaacataatatcttcactagcatcatcatcagattcttcatcagtgataccactgtagaccgctataagacaatctctcttgcctttacccttatacttcttgaatttgtctctcttgtgttcattttcaccattaggacaattagttgctatatgaccaatcttgttgcatgcaaaacattttaaaggtagtttacctctatatttcccaatgcctctaggcagtcgttttgacAAAAATGCTTCAACTTCCACTAGGTTGTCTTAAtcaatctctgctggatctagattcatagccatgacaagtatctctactttttctcacagatgggttagagacagaagctctgaatgcagattttgatttctgtacactaccatcatagccatttaactcaaaagaagtaagtttgccaatgatagaatcaagagttaccttagttttatcattGGACTTTAGCTTCTAAATAGATGCAACTCAGATATCATAGACCGgttagtagggttctcagtaccttactgatcattgtggcatcttccactttccctcctacactctttatttcaccaactatctcttttatccttttacCATACTGTCGGATATTCTcatcttcagacattctcatgtcatcaaactttcctcttaggctctcctctttagcaatcttaacatgttcatcaccactataaatctcttcaatttttttccatacttcatatgcaatttcaagacatCTACATATTTAGGATcaaacagggaactgataataacctccaatgcttgatgattttattgttgttctttcttttgatcatcagtcagagttccagtaggtgcaatatacttagtttctacatgatcccaatactgacttcccagactcttgatgtaaatcttcattctgtcgctccatatcctatagttttctctattgaacttcacaccttccttcttcatcatgatctacaagatcttttcctcaagtttttAGGCTTTAGATTATAGAGGACttgagacgctctgataccaattgatagtatgatgaaagaataaatatccagtagattactgagagggggggtgaatcagtaaactaaaaaactgatacaaacttcccaaactcaaaatcaatcacacaaagtaaacttatcaataaaatattacTATCAAGATCAAAAATCATATCAATACCGGTTGGctattatagcaacttaacagtcaacaactttaatcttgtaaacatccaaatgcttaatcatatatcaacacactccatctctgaatgcttccagttatcatgccttatcagaataactaagtagttaatcaaatcaacaaataagatcataaccacaaaaaaattcaccacatgacacaaatgtttatatgtggaaaacccaaataggtaaaaaccaaggtgagatgagactcacaagatagctatccgaactcttttgaagttcactttgttaggagccaagcctgttaaatcttttacaagaagtcctgttaagaactaacaAAAAATATTCATCTTTAAATATCTGTTAATTAATCAtatgatttatttctatttctttAATATCAagccaataaaaataaaaattaaataacctataaaaaataataattcaataataaattaatatattaaaatgtaTCTAACTTAAAGTTATAATATATAacttacatatacatacacattcaTTTTATTAAAACTCTTATTCCTAACCATTTCTCATTCCTACTCACATATATATCTTATATAATCTATATAAAGTACGTTATACAGATTATATAAGATATATATGATAGTTTAATATTAActtaattaataatgaattatttATATACTTTTTATTAATactaattttgaactttataaattttaaatactaatatataatttatattaataaCTATTTTATTATATGACACGTACTCACCACTACATAGCCATTGTAATTCATCGCTTCATAATGGAGTGTTATGTCTGTCACAATGAAAATAATGCTGAAATTAATACACCTCTTATGCACATGCCATACCTAGATTCCACTACTTCATAACGTAAATGTTTCAGATTGCACCCAGAGCCCTTGGACTGCGTTACATACAGCTCGGAGAGCATAGTGCTGAACTTAGGTAAATTGTCCCGTTACGATATTTTGTACAGGAAATTTGCTAGGCTTAGGTACCAGTAAGCCGGTAAAAAATTTTAATTGCCCCGTATTTCTTAAACACAATGTATGCGTTTCAGATTCCAGAGAGCTCGAAATTTTTGACAGGAAATCTTTATGTTGCTGGGCACACCCACGTTCTAGTTGCACTAGCAATCTGCGTCGTTTGCTGAATCCAACTTTATAAATTGGAGTTCGCTCCACAGTATTTCTACATCCAACCTTTTCAGATACTCGAAACTATTCCATCTCCATTTTCTTGTGTGTTGTTGTCTATTTTTCCTTGCAATGGCGAAGCAAAATGCACCAGAGTTGTTCATCTTGCTTGGgaataaggaagaagagaagacaCATCAGTAGCATGTCAGTGCTGTGGATCCACACGTGGTGGGTGTATCTACACATGGGTAGGTACACGTAGGCGTAGGTGAGAATCATCCCACGCCTGTCTCTCATGGTCACATAGGAGAGCCTTACTCTGGGCCTGTGTCTCATGAGGTTCATCCTGCTCCTGTTTCTCAGGGCCCCGTGGAGGAGGatgaaggtgagaagaagacacaCGAAGGGGGGAACACGGTTAAGCTGCGTGAGGAGGGACACGTAGGCCAATTTCACCATGATTATGTGGACGAGGACAAGTTCCATGGCGAATATGAGAAGAACACACACGAACAACTGCATCACACCAACAACTCTGTAAGTTTTGGTTGGCCGGCTATGACTTCCTTAATATGTTTATTTACACAGATCTGATGAAATAACTGTCTATCCTTTATTATTTGATAATCTGTCTATCTAAATTCTGTTTTTTGTGGCAAAATTTATTTAATGTACATTCTCTACTTTTCAAAAATAATCTGCATTCTACTTTTGCATCCTATGTTCAGTAACTCAGCGTAGATTACTTTCATTATTCTTCATCAAAAGATTTCATATTCCAGTTTAGTTCACTGGAATATCTCTGATCTGATGAAATGAATGTGTTTTCagcgaagaagaagatgaaaacggagagaagaagaaaaaaaagtcAAAGCTTCCTGAACGACATgacaaggaagaggaagaacatggTCATCGAAAGGCTGAAGAAGAGGCCGAAAAGATCGAAGAGAAGCTTCCTGGACACCACAAAGAGGAAGAAAAAGGGCATTGAAAGCAATTTGGTTTAATCTTATATTTATCATCTTTTGGTTTGAAGCATAATGTGGATTGTATGTATGCTGTGTTTGTCTTCTACATAtgcttttttcatttttgtttgggTAATTGCAATGTTTGTTGAGGTCCTCTCTGTTTCTTTTTTCTCATCTACTTTAAGGAGAGTATCTATTTGAGAGGCGTTACACCACTCATGAAGTTGTTACTTCTCAGCAATTGGCAAGTGTATTGGATTTTTATACCTACAGTTCTTCCATACAAACTTTGGACTGACAGTTTCCTTTATGCCCATGGTATTTGCAGGGTTTGAGCATACTCAATAGTATATTTTGAGAAATTGAAAGAAGTTTTGTAAAATCATGGTGGTTTTGGAGGAGACAGAAATGTATTTTCTTAGGTTTTCACAAAACTTaactaatatggtcagataatcatttacatatatttatattcacaaatcaaataataaattagggtgattttttattttttaaaagcacACAAATATAAAAAGATGGCTTTATGGGCCAGATACTTAATTAATACTACTATTAATAGCAGACACCAATTTTCTttctttatccaaaataaatatCCTGATTGCATGTGAAGATGCGTAGGTGGGAAAGCTTGCATGTGAATATGTAGGTGGGTAGGTGGGAATTTTTTCTACTCATTtgaatataaacatttaaaaaatttcacgAGATATCTCATCTAAGTGTTTAATGTAGATTTGAATGTATTTACTAACACCTGCATTGAAAAGAAGTGTGTAATCTTTATGAATAATCTTTGTGCTCAACTATAATCAAggacattttaaaaaattaaattcagTTATCAAAGTTAAATAAGCATATCTCAAAACAATATTTTTCTTCTAAACTTCGATAAATGAATTTATAGTTTTTTTCTTAAATAAACAAAAGAAACTCACAACTATAATCACTTAGAGAAGTGGCATTAAGGTATTAAGATTGAGATTGGGCCTAGggttggaaagagatgtcatttgaAAATTAAGTCTAGAGTAATAAGTAAAGGTTCACCTATATTATATCTAACTATAGTCACTATGATGCAAAGTCTTGACATGAGTCATTCTAATACCTCAAATGTCATGCTCATTGACATTTTGAAAATGGTTATGGAGCAAATGCTTACATCAAAGCACTATGACAGTAACATTAACTTCTAGAAACTATTTAATAATTGATTCCACCTATTTCAAATTCCCTTGTATGTCTCTCATTAAATTGTAGCACCCTTAAAACTTATTCTGTGAACTATTCATATTAGATCCCTCAAGCTAAGACATAAAGAATGGTTctaaaaaattaaaatctaaaatgAAACAAGACTTGGCCTCACCCTTGTGGGTGGCAATTTGAACATCATTTCATTTCTTATGAAATTACAAATATTGTATGCAATTCTCACTTAAGATATTTTTTATGAGGACTATTTTCACCCTTATGCCAACAAAATAGCAATGGATTTCCCTAATGATTTCACTTGTTTCACCAAAAAATAGAAATTGCCTTTAAGCCTATCATAAAATTTTCTACCCCCAAAAATTACTAGAATACACATTCATACCAAGTACACAAAAACATAGTACTAGTCAAAGGCCAAACAAATTATGAAACATTTTAATTGCATAACCtttctaaaaaaaattaatcattttacATTAATTTTCACCTAGACAAAATACAATATCTAAATAATAATAATGTGGATTAATTGTAGATAACCCTCCATacctaaaataattttttattacattGATTAACATCAAACAAAGTTGTTTGATAAAAAACCTATGTGAAAAAACATTTATAACTTTTCTTGATGTCATGTTGTTAACCATATTTTTATATAACTGAAATGTAAAAAGAAATAACAATCATGAAAGTTATCATAATTTGCACTTTACAAGTTTCTTTATAATGTATAACACAAATCTAAATTGTATTACCAACAAATACATGGAGATTCTTGAACACATACATAAATAAGTCTACAAATCATACAACATGTAGTCAACACTATTCGATCATAAAATTTGTTGGATTTTATGATTATAAAAAAATAGAAACCATGCCTTTGTATCTCATTAAATAAGGTATGTCTCTCTTTGTCAATTTGAATCACTAAGAAATAGGGAAAAAAATGCACATTACAAAATAGTTAGTATTCTCCAATAAAAATCATGTTGCGAACATATATGTTGGGCTTCTTAATAAATAGTATTTTCATTAAATTCCCATCACGGGAACTCAATTCTATtgtcacttttagaaaacatcattcttttttaaaacatcATAGAACCATAAAGTAGTGCAGTACACATAACTATTGATCATCCATACAAGTATCATATCTTTTATACAAAATTAAAGTATCAACTCTATGTATAAATCTTGAGCATCGGTAAGACATGCAAGAGGATCATCTTTAATGGCTCTCATCTTCTCCACCACCCCTTCAGATGCACGCTCACTTCTCTTGACAATTGAcaacatttttttataaattaacaCTCCCTTCTACCTAATTCAACTTAGTCCTATATACATAAAAACCTACATTTATACATACAAAACCTCttttctaacaattttttttttaatcaagcgACATATGCCAAGAATATAACCAAACACTGTATTCATATATGAACAAACATATTCAAATATATTGATAGGAGCCAAGCAATTATTCTTCATGAAGGTAGAGTAGGTAGTCTGAATAGAAACCATACACaagaatttgacaaaataattaaaTGCACAACTTCATACTCATTATCAAATAGACCGCACACAGATTATCGAATATATCAAGTGTAATGCATACGTAAATACAAAAGGATGTAGTGCACATGAAAATGCACTTACAAAGAAAAATTGGTTGTCGTTCCAAGGGAAAATTTTAAGATTAAAATCACCCATTAATTGCCTCTTCTTATATTAGTTGCCTAATTTTATTGTTCGTACATTGAAATAGATTATCATTTTAGTAGTAAACAAtaaatgataattttttatttatttttattaaaaa
This window harbors:
- the LOC131874846 gene encoding dehydrin COR47-like, giving the protein MYAFQIPESSKFLTGNLYVAGHTHVLVALAICVVHVGVGENHPTPVSHGHIGEPYSGPVSHEVHPAPVSQGPVEEDEGEKKTHEGGNTVKLREEGHVGQFHHDYVDEDNEEEDENGEKKKKKSKLPERHDKEEEEHGHRKAEEEAEKIEEKLPGHHKEEEKGH